The Halarsenatibacter silvermanii genome window below encodes:
- a CDS encoding iron-containing alcohol dehydrogenase, with the protein MEFFDYLLPSVNFVGPGSVEVVGERARMLEAKKVLLVTDDFLFNMESGPVDKVQKNLEEAGLEVSVFSGVEPNPKDKNVAEGKEIYQQEDCDLIVTVGGGSPHDCGKAIGVAVSHDGDLYEDYAGIEMLENETPPIISVNTTAGTASEVTRHAVITDTSQDPHVKFVIVSWRNVPEVSINDPELMLGKPPALTAATGMDALTHALETYVSTGANSFTDTAAVKSMELIADNLRTAVYNGDDLQARTRMAEASVLSGFAFNNGGLGYVHAMAHQLGGFYDMPHGIANAILLPYVEEFNLGAKIDRFARIAEIFGVRTETLSQREAAEAGLDAIRQLSEDIGIPTSLSESEYDVKHQDFSEMAELALEDGNAGTNPRKGDKEDIIEIFENAY; encoded by the coding sequence ATGGAGTTTTTTGATTATCTTTTGCCGAGTGTCAACTTTGTCGGGCCGGGCAGTGTAGAAGTTGTGGGTGAAAGAGCCAGGATGCTGGAAGCTAAAAAGGTGCTGCTGGTGACCGATGATTTCCTATTCAATATGGAATCAGGACCTGTTGATAAAGTTCAGAAAAATCTGGAAGAAGCCGGACTGGAAGTAAGCGTTTTCTCCGGAGTCGAGCCCAACCCCAAAGACAAAAATGTTGCTGAGGGGAAAGAAATTTATCAGCAGGAGGATTGCGATCTAATAGTCACCGTAGGAGGAGGCAGTCCTCATGACTGCGGTAAAGCAATAGGGGTAGCTGTGAGCCATGATGGTGATCTTTATGAAGATTATGCCGGCATCGAGATGCTGGAAAATGAAACTCCTCCTATCATAAGCGTCAATACCACCGCCGGCACGGCCAGCGAGGTAACCCGACATGCCGTTATAACTGACACCTCACAGGATCCCCATGTAAAATTTGTCATCGTAAGCTGGCGCAACGTGCCGGAAGTTTCTATTAATGACCCCGAATTGATGCTGGGCAAACCTCCTGCACTTACCGCTGCGACGGGAATGGATGCTTTAACTCATGCTCTGGAGACATATGTATCGACCGGAGCCAATTCCTTTACCGACACTGCAGCTGTGAAATCGATGGAGCTGATAGCTGATAATTTGAGAACTGCCGTTTATAACGGCGATGATCTGCAGGCCAGAACAAGAATGGCCGAAGCCTCGGTACTTTCAGGCTTTGCTTTTAACAACGGTGGTCTCGGTTATGTTCATGCCATGGCTCATCAGCTGGGCGGATTTTATGATATGCCCCACGGAATCGCCAACGCTATTCTTTTGCCCTACGTGGAAGAGTTCAATCTGGGAGCAAAAATTGATAGATTTGCCCGGATAGCTGAGATATTTGGAGTCAGAACCGAAACTCTCTCCCAGCGTGAAGCTGCTGAAGCGGGTCTGGATGCTATAAGACAGCTTTCTGAAGATATAGGTATTCCCACCAGTCTAAGTGAATCGGAATATGATGTTAAGCATCAGGACTTTTCAGAAATGGCTGAACTGGCCCTGGAGGATGGCAATGCTGGCACCAATCCGCGCAAAGGTGATAAAGAGGATATAATTGAGATCTTCGAAAATGCTTATTAA
- a CDS encoding MoaD/ThiS family protein: protein MARIEVKLLGNLKYYPEEKNKMQIIESEESDEIILNEVIEELNIPEDEINLILVNGREKSPNSKVEEGDSIKILPVVSGGI, encoded by the coding sequence ATGGCCAGAATTGAGGTCAAGCTTTTGGGAAACCTTAAATACTATCCTGAAGAAAAAAATAAGATGCAGATAATAGAATCTGAAGAATCCGACGAGATAATTTTGAACGAAGTTATAGAAGAGTTAAATATTCCCGAGGATGAAATCAATCTGATTCTTGTAAATGGCCGGGAAAAAAGTCCCAATTCAAAGGTGGAAGAAGGCGATAGCATCAAAATTTTGCCGGTCGTTTCTGGAGGTATTTAA
- a CDS encoding CaiB/BaiF CoA transferase family protein, whose translation MKALDDIRVIDLSHVLAAPFCTMMLADMGAEVIKIEPPSGDDSREFGPFFEPDEKGDEQSGYFVSLNRNKKSTSINLKTEEGKEILRKLIAGADVVVENFRPNTMKKLGFSYEEIKEIKSDIIYCSICGFGHDALPEYATKPAYDMVAQAYSGLMSITGPKGGPPCRVGTSVGDIVAGHQAAIGILSALWHREKTGEGQHVDISMVDGLVSILENAISRYTIKGEVPEPLGTAHPNIAPFQSFPTKDDYIITPIGNDGLWEKFCEAIGKEELVDHPKFKDNRLRCENLDELVSRLEEVMKTKTTEEWIEIFEESGLPYSPLNRIDDVVDDDNINYRNMIEEVEQPDLGKVEVTGSPFKLSKTPGEVETHAPKLGEHNEEVLTELLDYSQQEVEKLKENEVLNEPK comes from the coding sequence ATGAAAGCTTTAGATGATATCAGAGTGATCGACTTAAGTCATGTTCTGGCCGCCCCATTCTGCACGATGATGCTGGCAGATATGGGGGCAGAAGTTATCAAAATTGAACCCCCTTCCGGCGACGACTCGCGGGAGTTCGGTCCTTTTTTCGAGCCGGACGAAAAAGGAGACGAGCAGAGCGGTTATTTTGTGAGCTTAAATCGCAATAAAAAGAGCACCTCGATAAATTTGAAAACTGAAGAGGGCAAGGAGATTCTGCGGAAATTGATCGCCGGCGCAGATGTGGTCGTTGAGAATTTCCGGCCCAACACGATGAAAAAACTGGGGTTTTCCTATGAGGAGATTAAAGAGATTAAATCGGATATAATATACTGCTCCATATGCGGTTTTGGCCATGATGCTCTGCCCGAGTATGCCACCAAACCGGCCTACGATATGGTGGCTCAGGCTTACAGCGGACTAATGAGCATTACAGGACCAAAAGGCGGGCCGCCCTGCCGGGTTGGAACTTCAGTAGGTGATATTGTAGCCGGTCACCAGGCTGCCATCGGAATACTGTCGGCTCTCTGGCATCGTGAAAAAACTGGAGAGGGACAGCATGTCGACATATCTATGGTCGATGGTCTGGTTTCGATACTTGAAAATGCAATTTCCCGCTATACTATAAAAGGAGAAGTTCCCGAGCCTCTTGGCACCGCCCACCCCAATATAGCTCCCTTCCAGAGCTTTCCCACCAAAGATGATTATATAATCACTCCTATAGGTAACGATGGGCTCTGGGAAAAGTTCTGTGAAGCCATAGGCAAAGAAGAACTGGTGGATCATCCTAAGTTCAAAGATAATCGACTGCGCTGTGAAAATCTCGATGAACTGGTTTCCAGACTGGAAGAAGTTATGAAGACAAAAACAACCGAGGAATGGATAGAAATATTTGAAGAATCCGGCTTGCCCTATTCGCCGCTGAACAGAATAGATGATGTGGTAGATGACGATAATATAAATTATCGCAATATGATTGAAGAAGTGGAACAGCCCGATCTGGGTAAAGTCGAGGTCACCGGTTCTCCTTTCAAACTTTCAAAAACTCCGGGTGAAGTTGAAACACATGCGCCCAAGCTGGGAGAGCATAATGAAGAAGTGTTAACTGAACTTCTGGATTACAGTCAGCAGGAAGTAGAAAAATTAAAAGAAAATGAGGTGCTCAATGAGCCAAAATAA